Below is a window of Arabidopsis thaliana chromosome 2, partial sequence DNA.
TATCTTTTGAAGGATACATTCACTTGTTGGTTTTGGTAAATATGATTGTTTCTTTACTTCCGAATAAGCAATATATAAAAGTATCTAAAAACGGAAGTAACTTTTGATGATCCTAAAGGTTTTGTAATTGATACATGTCCAAAAACCTCTTAATATTCTTTCTCACAAACTGTTGATGGAGTTAACAAAGGGAGACAAGGTAATTGGGACAATATCAACGTTAGATACAGGACAAGTGAAAAATGTGGGGTTGATGTCTTCAGCTGCAGCATATCACCGTTGGTATATATTGTCAATTATTAGTCCTATGGATTTGAAACGTGTTTTAGTAAATAAGAGTGTCCAAGTGGGACATTTCCAATAACGTATCACAGCTCCTAGAGCTTTTGCTATGTTTCTCTAGGCCTGGGCCGCCTAGCCCACATTCCAAGCAAGGAAATGAATGGAGTTGGgcatcaaaattttggaagCATTTTTAAGACAAATTATCTTttaagtttccttttttaaacataaactatattttaggcttttttaagataaatattatttggattttctttcactcatatttttggatttcaaCTTAACAAAACATAGGGCGTGTCTATTTGACTCCACCTACCCACCCTACTGGAGTTCGATCCCACTAAATCGCGTTATCCCGCATAGTAGGGATTGACTATGGATCGGACTTTGTCGATCCAAAGATATCTAAGAAATTCAGAAAAGATTGTATAAAATTCAGAAACGATTTTACGAAATTCatgaaaaatgagaaatacatgttttttttaatttacgtCGGCATTAAAAACGTTGGACCGGCTCTGTGTTTCACCAAAGAAATTGTTTCAGTTTATGCATGATCTTCAACTTCCATATTCTTGTTTTCAATTCTGGAAATCCCTAACAGATCGGAGCTCTCCTCATTCAGTGAGTTGGAAGATTGCATGATTATATAATTACTCTTCACATCCACATATATTACATTATATTCCCCTATAATTTCATACAACCCTAGAAAAGAATCTTCAAGTAATCTAATCGTGTCGATGACTCCACTCATTtgctagaaaagaaaaaacaaacagactTCATTTAGCTGAAAACAATCTTTTATTCAACATTACAAAGCACTGATCAAAGAACCTCTAACATGGTAATATATCTATGACATTTTACGTAtcctaaaagaaaacaaaaagtgatgTATTggatgatgttttttttttttactttctagtTTCTTATTACAACGACAAAAAGAGTCCACGTCGTCACGCACTTTTCCGGTGGTGAAAAAAATGTCCAAATGGATTAAATCTATAATATCTCCAGAGAGATCCTCTCCTTCTATCTTTTTGGGCTCCACTTTTCCTATCTCTTTTTGCCCCTTTCCTCTCTCTGTTCAcaagtcatcttcttccttcctctGAATCTTGTTCCTTTTTGCTCTCTCTACTTGATTCACCCACTCTGTTTCTCGATTAGTACGTTGAAAACtcactttggttttgtttgattcctCTTTAGTCTGTTTTTCGATTTCGTTTTCTCTGATTGGTTTGGTGGTGAGATCTCTATCGTAGTTTGTCCTTTGGGTTAAGATATTTCATTTGATTGGTgggtttgttttattgaagCTTATTGTTGTGAAAGTTGGAGTCTTTCTCAGTTTTTAGGTTGAATTATTAAGAGAAAGGGAAGATTTTTGGTGTGAAGTTAGGTTATTTGGGGTTTGAGAAGTTTGCAAGTGAAAAAGGTTGTGAATTGTGAGTGATGAAGAGAGGGAAAGATGAGGAGAAGATATTGGAACCTATGTTTCCTCGGCTTCATGTGAATGATGCAGATAAAGGAGGGCCTAGAGCTCCTCCTAGAAACAAGATGGCTCTTTATGAGCAGCTTAGTATTCCTTCTCAGAGGTTTGGTGATCATGGAACGATGAATTCTCGTAGTAACAACACAAGCACTTTGGTTCATCCTGGACCATCTAGTCAGgtattgttttgattttgatcatTGTATAGGCTCTTGATGTTATTAGTTGTATGAGTTTGGATGTTATATAGCCTGAAAGAGAAAGTAGGACATTGGTTGATCTATGTTTCAATTGTTATCAGATCATAgtatcttctttttgcttaTGGATTGAGCTTTTAGGATTGAATTCTCCTGTATATATGAGAGTCTTGTAGACACAAGTTTATCTAAGTGTGgtttatttcttaaaactaaCATTCTTGTTGTGCCTGATTCTTTTTATGTTCTGAAGTTCGATGAAAGTTTCTTGTGATTGCCCTGAGCATTCAGACTATTGCAAGGACATGAGAAATAATCCTTTTTTACCCTCTTCAATGCAGCCTTGTGGTGTGGAAAGAAACTTATCTGTCCAGCATCTTGATTCTTCAGCCGCAAACCAAGCAACTGAGAAGTTTGTCTCCCAAATGTCCTTCATGGAAAATGTGAGATCTTCGGCACAGCATGATCAGAGGAAAATGgtgagagaggaagaagattttgcAGTTCCAGTATATATTAACTCAAGAAGATCTCAGTCTCATGGCAGAACCAAGAGTGGTATTGAGAAGGAAAAACACACCCCAATGGTGGCACCTAGCTCTCATCACTCCATTCGATTTCAAGAAGTGAATCAGACAGGCTCAAAGCAAAACGTATGTTTGGCTACTTGTTCAAAACCTGAAGTTAGGGATCAGGTCAAGGCGAATGCAAGGTCAGGTGGCTTTGTAATCTCTTTAGATGTATCAGTCACAGAGGAGATTGATCTCGAAAAATCAGCATCAAGTCATGATAGAGTAAATGATTATAATGCTTCCTTGAGACAAGAGTCTAGAAATCGGTTATACCGAGATGGTGGCAAAACTCGTCTGAAGGACACTGATAATGGAGCTGAATCTCACTTGGCAACGGAAAATCATTCACAAGAGGGTCATGGCAGTCCTGAAGACATTGATAATGATCGTGAATACAGCAAAAGCAGAGCATGCGCCTCTCTGCAGCAGATAAATGAAGAGGCAAGTGATGACGTTTCTGATGATTCGATGGTGGATTCTATATCCAGCATAGATGTCTCTCCCGATGATGTTGTGGGTATATTAGGTCAAAAACGTTTCTGGAGAGCAAGGAAAGCCATTGCCAAGTAAGTTCACTAGAAATTTACAGTTTGGTTATTTATTCTCCGCTCTTTCTATTTATCTCCTTCTTTGATACCAACATTTTTTGCTTGAAAGAAGTTAATATTTAAGCATTGTTCCGTAGTCTTACTGAAGCTTTTTCCTCTGTTgttttttgctattttcaTTGAGGACTGTGGTAGGGCATATTTCACTATcaccaaatttcaaatttctagAACACTCTccttcatattttttttcatgattaaTGCTGCAATTGATTGctgatatacatatatgacTATAACTCAGTTTCATATTCTGTCTCATTTTGGGAGAAAGAGATTTCAGGTTTATGCTTGAGAAGTGATGGTTCTATAGTTGAGAGGCCCCTGATTCATCTAAAATGGTCCTATTATGTGTTTAGTTGTAGAGTCCTCGGTAGAATATTAACGCGTTTAACACGTTGGATCATGTTATAGCAGGGAGGGACATTCTCTGTTGACCTATATTGTGCAAGGTGCCCGCCGATGGCTTTATTACTATACCTTCTTTGCATCTGGTTGTTGGAACATGTCCCTGTCTCGGTTTGGTATTGCTTTTATTCTGCACTGTCGTCTTGGGCATTTTCCCTACTTGTCATTCAAGGGGTTGAACCAGGTAGGGAAATGTTTTTCCGAGGACCCCAGGATCTAAATTTTAGTTAACCATACGTAAAGTTAGTTTTGAGTCTTATGACGATGCAGAATTATAGTTTCTTCTTACTACTGCTTAAGAGGATCCTTAGTGTGGTTGTGAACTACAGAGTTTTTATGATTGTAGGCTTCATGACTTAACTTTTAAGGTTCAATGTACTCTAATCCATATGGTAAGGTATCGGATTCACGACCAATGcaaataataagatttttatttcttgctTCTTGTTAAATATCTGACATCTCATTTTGCAGAGGATAAGCTGCGCTGTAAGCTAGATTTCAATAAGCCCGTCCTTTGCATTGTTATCTATGCTTTAATATGTCATTGGACccattgatttggttttcttctatcttttttgATTGGCTATgtattcttgtttcttttttcctatCTCATTTCGATCGTATTGTTCCATTAGCTGTTCAACCTAAACTATGTCTCTCTTTGTTGAACTTTTGATGGATAATCTTCTTAATGTGACTCTGTTTCTCATTACAGTCAACAAAGAGTATTTGCTGTTCAACTATTTGAGTTGCACAGACTGATTAAGGTAAAGTCATTCAGAAACTTCTCATATGTTTCCATGagtatttgtttcttctcgaGCTGAAACAAACCTCTTCAACTGTGTAATAATCAGGTTCAAAAACTTATTGCTGCATCACCGGATCTCTTGCTCGATGAGATCAGTTTTCTTGGAAAAGTTTCTGCTAAAAGCTATCCAGTGAAGAAGCTCCTTCCATCAGAATTTCTGGTAAAGCCTCCTCTACCACATGTTGTCGTCAAACAAAGGGGTGACTCGGAGAAGACTGACCAACATAAAATGGAAAGCTCAGCTGAGAACGTAGTTGGGAGGTTGTCAAATCAAGGTCATCATCAACAATCCAACTACATGCCTTTTGCAAACAACCCACCGGCTTCACCGGCTCCAAATGGATATTGCTTTCCTCCTCAGCCTCCTCCTTCAGGAAATCATCAGCAATGGTTGATCCCTGTAATGTCTCCCTCGGAAGGACTGATATACAAGCCTCACCCAGGTATGGCACACACGGGGCATTATGGAGGATATTATGGTCATTATATGCCTACACCAATGGTAATGCCTCAATATCACCCCGGCATGGGATTCCCACCTCCTGGTAATGGCTACTTCCCTCCATATGGAATGATGCCCACCATAATGAACCCATATTGTTCaagccaacaacaacaacaacaacaacccaaTGAGCAAATGAACCAGTTTGGACATCCTGGAAATCTTCAGAACacccaacaacaacaacagagatCTGATAATGAACCTGCTCcacagcaacagcaacagccAACAAAGTCTTATCCGCGAGCAAGAAAGAGCAGGCAAGGGAGCACAGGAAGCAGTCCAAGTGGGCCACAGGGAATCTCTGGTAGCAAGTCCTTTCGGCCATTCGCAGCCGTTGATGAGGACAGCAACATCAACAATGCACCTGAGCAAACGATGACAACAACCACAACGACGACAAGAACAACTGTTACTCAGACAACAAGAGATGGGGGAGGAGTGACGAGAGTGATAAAGGTGGTACCTCACAACGCAAAGCTCGCGAGTGAGAATGCTGCCAGAATTTTCCAGTCAATACAAGAAGAACGTAAACGCTATGACTCCTCTAAGCCTTAATCCTCTCTATGCGTATTGTACTTGATatgtattttacaaaattagaaaaattgtGATAGATGTTATCCTCAATATATGTACCATGTAAACGTATTATGGTGTAAGCCTCATTTATATGTGTTAATTTGTCTTAAAGCCTTGAAATCACTTGAACAACAAAGATTATTTGAAACAACTACTTACAATCactgtttcttttgtctgtGACATCAAGAACTTAAGCATCCCATATTTACAACATCTTGTCTACATAGGAAGGAGTATAATTGGTAGTAAGATATTAATGGACATCGATTAATATAGGGCGGAGACGAAGATCAAGCACTGAATCCACGGTCAAGAGAGCTCCAAGGACTGGTAGGGATGGTGGGACAAGCCTGCATTGCTGCCTCCTCCATTTGCCTCATCTGAATCCCTGCGTTGCACATGTTTGCAATCGACCTCATGTGCTTTATTCCGTACTGAGACAACGATCCACAGTGCCTCTCGAAAGCTCTCACCTAACAACCACATAAAGGAGAATAAGAAAGTGATCATCACAAGAAGCTTAATCATCTAATGAGGACTGAAAGTGATTTTTTTCCGACATATCATATCGTATCTAACGTCCTGAGTCTTGCATCCTCTGGCCAATACCATTGTTTAATACAAACCATATAGAGTTGATCCAAACCTTGATGCAACAATTTTAAATAGCCAAGTTTCAAGAAGATGCAAAAGGTTACCAGAGATTTAAGGCAGTCCCAATCGTCAACAAGCGGTTCTCCAGAAGGCCGGACTTTATTTAACACCGCATGACCttccaaaccaaacaaaagaatccCAATCAACAGAATGCTATTATCAACATGAAGTCTGTGAGACATTGCTTCAAGGACTTGCTTCTGAGCTTCAACTTTTCTTGCTGACCCTTCCGGTGCCTTTTGATACTACGTGTAACAACAACTTGACAGATTAAGTAACCAgaagcaatatcaaaattagTCCTTAGATTTCACCAGGAAGCAAAGAAAGTAAGATAAACCTTATGCCAGAAATGGACAAGATCCGCATCACGCTGGTTTGTAACTCTTGAAGGCGGCCTTATTGAATTCTCATTCACAAAGGTGAAGTTTTCATCTGCTGGATTTGTACCCATAAAAAGGACAAGCTTCTCCTTGCTGAGTCCTATATCTCCAAATTCCATAACATGAGAACCATAAGACTTACCAGAACCTGCAGTTCTCTTTTTCACCTGAAACAATCAAATCATTTTGATGCATGCTCACACAAC
It encodes the following:
- the ELF3 gene encoding hydroxyproline-rich glycoprotein family protein (EARLY FLOWERING 3 (ELF3); BEST Arabidopsis thaliana protein match is: unknown protein (TAIR:AT3G21320.1); Has 3878 Blast hits to 3344 proteins in 292 species: Archae - 0; Bacteria - 125; Metazoa - 1474; Fungi - 865; Plants - 343; Viruses - 16; Other Eukaryotes - 1055 (source: NCBI BLink).) — translated: MKRGKDEEKILEPMFPRLHVNDADKGGPRAPPRNKMALYEQLSIPSQRFGDHGTMNSRSNNTSTLVHPGPSSQPCGVERNLSVQHLDSSAANQATEKFVSQMSFMENVRSSAQHDQRKMVREEEDFAVPVYINSRRSQSHGRTKSGIEKEKHTPMVAPSSHHSIRFQEVNQTGSKQNVCLATCSKPEVRDQVKANARSGGFVISLDVSVTEEIDLEKSASSHDRVNDYNASLRQESRNRLYRDGGKTRLKDTDNGAESHLATENHSQEGHGSPEDIDNDREYSKSRACASLQQINEEASDDVSDDSMVDSISSIDVSPDDVVGILGQKRFWRARKAIANQQRVFAVQLFELHRLIKVQKLIAASPDLLLDEISFLGKVSAKSYPVKKLLPSEFLVKPPLPHVVVKQRGDSEKTDQHKMESSAENVVGRLSNQGHHQQSNYMPFANNPPASPAPNGYCFPPQPPPSGNHQQWLIPVMSPSEGLIYKPHPGMAHTGHYGGYYGHYMPTPMVMPQYHPGMGFPPPGNGYFPPYGMMPTIMNPYCSSQQQQQQQPNEQMNQFGHPGNLQNTQQQQQRSDNEPAPQQQQQPTKSYPRARKSRQGSTGSSPSGPQGISGSKSFRPFAAVDEDSNINNAPEQTMTTTTTTTRTTVTQTTRDGGGVTRVIKVVPHNAKLASENAARIFQSIQEERKRYDSSKP